The Leucobacter rhizosphaerae genome includes a region encoding these proteins:
- a CDS encoding ATP-dependent Clp protease ATP-binding subunit, with translation MFERFTDRARRVVVLAQEEAKMLNHNYIGTEHILLGLIHEGEGVAAKALEQLEISLDAVRAQVTDIIGTGQQPPAGHIPFTPRAKKVLELSLREALQLGHNYIGTEHILLGLIREGEGVAAQVLVKLGADLNRVRQTVIQLLSGYQAGKESATVGAPETGGEAKGSQVLDQFGRNLTQAAREGKLDPVIGREKEVERVMQILSRRTKNNPVLIGEPGVGKTAVVEGLAQAIIKNEVPETLKDKQVYVLDLGSMIAGSRYRGDFEERLKKVTKEIRNRGDIIIFIDEIHTLVGAGAAEGAIDAANILKPMLARGELQTIGATTLDEYRKHFEKDAALERRFQSIQVAEPSLPHSINILKGLRDRYEAHHKVSITDGAIVAAVNLADRYVQDRFLPDKAIDLIDEAGARLRLSILSSPPELREFDEKIAVVRADKEQAIEQQDFEAAANKRDEEKKLIAERLRLEKQWRAGDVTTNAEVDEGLIAEVLAQATGIPVFKLTEEETSRLRFMEEALHQRVIGQNEAISALAKTIRRQRAGLKDPKRPSGSFIFAGPTGVGKTELAKALAEFLFDDEGALISLDMSEYGEKHTVSRLFGAPPGFVGFEEGGQLTEKVRRKPFSVVLFDEIEKAHPDIFNSLLQILEEGRLTDGQGRVVDFKNTVIIMTTNLGSASIAGGPVGFQIEGDSQIGYDMMKGKVTEELKKHFKPEFLNRVDDTIVFPQLSKPELLQIVDLFVKQLKDRLLDRDMHIEVSPAARERLSEIGYDPTLGARPLRRAIQREIEDRLSERILGAELLAGDLVKVDFADGEFTFETNRDAEKAHGETSASAAAAVASTAATPGNAE, from the coding sequence ATGTTCGAGAGATTCACCGACCGTGCTCGTCGCGTCGTCGTCCTCGCCCAAGAAGAGGCGAAGATGCTCAATCACAACTACATCGGGACCGAGCACATTCTGCTCGGCCTCATCCACGAGGGTGAGGGTGTGGCGGCCAAGGCGCTCGAGCAGCTCGAGATCTCGCTCGACGCCGTGCGCGCGCAGGTGACCGACATCATCGGCACCGGGCAGCAGCCGCCGGCCGGTCACATCCCGTTCACCCCGCGCGCCAAGAAGGTGCTCGAGCTCAGCCTCCGCGAGGCCCTGCAGCTCGGCCACAACTACATCGGCACCGAGCACATCCTGCTCGGCCTCATCCGCGAGGGCGAGGGTGTCGCGGCGCAGGTGCTCGTGAAGCTCGGCGCCGATCTCAACCGCGTGCGTCAGACCGTGATCCAGCTCCTCTCCGGCTACCAGGCCGGCAAGGAGAGCGCGACCGTCGGCGCCCCGGAGACGGGCGGCGAGGCCAAGGGATCGCAGGTGCTCGACCAGTTCGGCCGCAACCTGACCCAGGCCGCGCGCGAGGGCAAGCTCGATCCCGTCATCGGGCGCGAGAAAGAGGTCGAGCGGGTCATGCAGATCCTCTCGCGTCGCACGAAGAACAACCCCGTGCTGATCGGCGAGCCCGGCGTCGGCAAGACCGCCGTCGTCGAGGGTCTCGCGCAGGCAATCATCAAGAACGAGGTGCCGGAGACGCTGAAGGACAAGCAGGTGTACGTGCTCGACCTCGGCTCCATGATCGCCGGCAGCCGCTACCGCGGCGACTTCGAGGAGCGCCTGAAGAAGGTCACCAAGGAGATCCGCAACCGCGGCGACATCATCATCTTCATCGATGAGATCCACACGCTCGTGGGCGCCGGTGCGGCCGAGGGCGCCATCGACGCGGCGAACATCCTGAAGCCGATGCTCGCCCGCGGCGAGCTGCAGACGATCGGCGCCACGACGCTCGACGAGTACCGCAAGCACTTCGAGAAGGACGCCGCGCTCGAGCGCCGGTTCCAGTCGATCCAGGTCGCCGAGCCGTCGCTGCCGCACTCCATCAACATCCTGAAGGGGCTGCGCGACCGCTACGAGGCGCACCACAAGGTGTCGATCACCGACGGTGCGATCGTCGCCGCGGTGAACCTCGCGGATCGCTACGTGCAAGATCGTTTCCTCCCGGACAAGGCGATCGACCTGATCGACGAGGCCGGCGCGCGGCTCCGGCTCTCGATCCTGTCGAGCCCGCCCGAGCTGCGCGAGTTCGACGAGAAGATCGCCGTCGTCCGCGCCGACAAGGAGCAGGCGATCGAGCAGCAGGACTTCGAGGCGGCCGCGAACAAGCGCGACGAGGAGAAGAAGCTCATCGCCGAACGGCTGCGGCTCGAGAAGCAGTGGCGCGCGGGTGACGTCACCACGAACGCCGAGGTCGACGAGGGTCTGATCGCCGAGGTGCTCGCGCAGGCCACCGGGATCCCCGTCTTCAAGCTCACCGAAGAGGAGACCAGCCGTCTCCGGTTCATGGAGGAGGCGCTGCACCAGCGCGTCATCGGTCAGAACGAAGCCATCTCGGCGCTCGCGAAGACCATCCGTCGCCAGCGCGCCGGCCTCAAGGACCCGAAGCGTCCGTCGGGCTCGTTCATCTTCGCCGGCCCCACGGGCGTCGGCAAGACCGAGCTCGCCAAGGCGCTCGCCGAGTTCCTGTTCGACGACGAGGGTGCCCTGATCTCCCTCGACATGTCGGAGTACGGCGAGAAGCACACGGTGTCGCGACTCTTCGGCGCCCCTCCCGGGTTCGTCGGATTCGAGGAGGGCGGTCAGCTCACCGAGAAGGTGCGCCGCAAGCCGTTCTCCGTGGTGCTGTTCGACGAGATCGAGAAGGCCCACCCGGACATCTTCAACTCGCTGCTGCAGATCCTCGAAGAGGGGCGTCTCACCGACGGCCAGGGCCGCGTGGTCGACTTCAAGAACACCGTCATCATCATGACGACCAACCTCGGCTCCGCGTCCATCGCGGGCGGCCCGGTCGGGTTCCAGATCGAGGGCGACAGCCAGATCGGCTACGACATGATGAAGGGCAAGGTGACGGAGGAGCTCAAGAAGCACTTCAAGCCCGAGTTCCTGAACCGTGTCGATGACACGATCGTGTTCCCGCAGCTGTCGAAGCCGGAACTGCTCCAGATCGTCGATCTCTTCGTGAAGCAGCTCAAGGATCGTCTGCTCGACCGCGACATGCACATCGAGGTCTCGCCCGCGGCCCGCGAGCGGCTCTCCGAGATCGGGTACGACCCGACGCTGGGGGCGCGGCCGCTGCGTCGCGCGATCCAGCGCGAGATCGAGGATCGCCTCTCCGAGCGGATCCTGGGTGCCGAACTGCTGGCCGGCGACCTCGTGAAGGTCGACTTCGCCGACGGCGAGTTCACCTTCGAGACGAACCGCGACGCCGAGAAGGCGCACGGCGAGACCTCGGCGTCGGCCGCGGCCGCGGTCGCCTCGACGGCGGCAACGCCGGGCAACGCCGAGTAG
- a CDS encoding tyrosine-protein phosphatase, translating into MGGNRQELSAVHVISLDDSYNTRGVGSAARPWVVRSAALDTLTPDGERLLRDLGVGLVIDLREPDEHGPRSHGIPVRSAPLYGQAPPSSGSLETIYAGLVTERAARLTAAVVAIAEHPGVALVHCTAGKDRTGLVIALARLAAGDDRTAVVADYARSGETVRPVRSAIAAAQLDALALSAAERAAAERLHLDSPAEALESALDLIDSFGGVASYLLAHGAESHHLTALQQRAAGSRAACPAALAAEPVA; encoded by the coding sequence ATGGGCGGCAATCGACAGGAGCTCTCCGCAGTGCACGTCATCTCGCTCGACGACAGCTACAACACCCGAGGCGTCGGCTCCGCGGCTCGACCCTGGGTCGTGCGGTCCGCGGCACTCGACACGCTCACCCCCGATGGTGAACGGCTGCTCCGTGATCTGGGTGTCGGCCTCGTGATCGATCTGCGCGAGCCCGACGAGCACGGGCCGCGCTCCCACGGCATTCCCGTGCGCTCCGCACCGCTCTACGGGCAGGCGCCGCCGAGCTCGGGATCGCTCGAGACGATCTACGCCGGGCTCGTGACCGAGCGTGCGGCGCGACTCACCGCCGCGGTCGTGGCGATCGCCGAACATCCCGGCGTCGCTCTCGTGCACTGCACGGCGGGCAAGGACCGCACCGGGCTCGTCATCGCCCTCGCGCGTCTGGCCGCGGGCGACGACCGGACGGCGGTCGTCGCCGACTACGCGAGGTCGGGCGAGACCGTGCGGCCGGTCCGCTCGGCGATCGCCGCCGCGCAGCTCGACGCCCTCGCCCTGTCCGCGGCGGAGCGCGCCGCGGCCGAGCGCCTGCACCTCGACAGCCCGGCCGAAGCGCTGGAGTCGGCGCTCGACCTGATCGATTCGTTCGGGGGCGTCGCGTCGTACCTCCTCGCGCACGGCGCCGAGTCGCACCATCTCACGGCGCTGCAGCAGCGCGCGGCGGGATCCCGAGCCGCCTGCCCCGCAGCACTGGCCGCGGAGCCCGTCGCGTGA